One genomic region from Homalodisca vitripennis isolate AUS2020 chromosome 6, UT_GWSS_2.1, whole genome shotgun sequence encodes:
- the LOC124365607 gene encoding uncharacterized protein LOC124365607 — translation MADLQKCLPTPALTNCQSFYLRKLWTLNYTIDDSSGKKTWCMIWNETTAGRGGSEMASCLFTWANEELNKSSIDTLTVLNPDCTTILVLPDNDSAQWNFNMHESENIQVERETSKDVHLLNFISTPVEPESNEWELETITQVTNMEQESGASTTLEDLDDALSSVSDLFENDIDDPTYTPPSGSESDST, via the exons atggCAGACCTACAGAAGTGTCTTCCTACTCCAGCTCTCACAAACTGTCAAAGCTTCTACTTGAGAAAGCTCTGGACTCTAAACTACACCATTGACGACAGTAGTGGAAAGAAAACGTGGTGCATGATTTGGAATGAGACCACTGCAGGTAGAGGTGGAAGTGAGATGGCTTCTTGTTTGTTTACCTGGGCaaatgaagagctcaataaaagcaGCATTGACACTCTGACT gtaTTGAATCCAGATTGCACAACCATCCTCGTTTTACCTGACAATGACTCAGCCCAATGGAATTTTAACATGCATGAAAGTGAAAATATCCAAGTTGAAAGAGAAACTAGTAAAGACGTACATcttcttaatttcatttcaactccAGTAGAACCAG agtcaaatgAATGGGAGCTAGAGACGATAACACAAGTGACAAACATGGAACAAGAATCTGGAGCATCGACAACACTGGAAGATTTAGATGATGCGCTATCTTCTGTGAGCGACCTATTTGAGAATGACATCGATGATCCAACATACACTCCACCTTCAGGTTCAGAGAGTGATTCAACTTAA
- the LOC124365608 gene encoding uncharacterized protein LOC124365608, with translation MESRGKFILSKLKNLNTFTEDNLKPETNDCPSNQSVEVPRRNSTPSPTLTELKVLNPDCTSILVLPDNDSTQWNFNMHESENIQVERETSKDVHLLNFISTPVEPESNEWELETITQVTNMEQESGASTTLEDLDDALSSVSDLFENDIDDPTYTPPSGSESDSTLSNDLEQVQSQSVSTNTTANNNNIIPLVPYTDSDDTESELPIVTQPKNKERKRIRNEKKWKKNIRKQGRISGKEHVNSKGDIVKERTLRPPCKTTCRLKCSQRISHAQRVHIHSDYYNSERNLSSKRQYIVSCITTKPIARSRQRDGSRNSRKNSHTYFLKWDNNFEKVCKQFFLNTLVISETFVKFALLKTQSTGMVEPDHRGKHVPGNKIPETAKDIIRNHISKISSI, from the exons atggaaagtaggggaaagtttatactttccaaattgaaaaaccttaatACGTTCACTGAAGATAATCTGAAACCTGAAACTAATGATTGTCCTAGCAATCAATCAGTAGAAGTTCCACGAAGAAATTCCACTCCTTCACCGACTTTAACCgaattaaaa gtaTTGAATCCAGATTGCACATCCATCCTCGTTTTACCTGACAATGACTCAACCCAATGGAATTTTAACATGCATGAAAGTGAAAATATCCAAGTTGAAAGAGAAACTAGTAAAGACGTACATcttcttaatttcatttcaactccAGTAGAACCAG agtcaaatgAATGGGAGCTAGAGACGATAACACAAGTGACAAACATGGAACAAGAATCTGGAGCATCGACAACACTGGAAGATTTAGATGATGCGCTATCTTCTGTGAGCGACCTATTTGAGAATGACATCGATGATCCAACATACACTCCACCTTCAGGTTCAGAGAGTGATTCAACTTTAAGTAACGATTTAGAACAAGTACAAAGTCAATCTGTAAGTACAAAtactacagcaaataataataatataatacctctGGTACCATACACCGATTCAGATGACACGGAGAGCGAGTTACCGATAGTTACTCaacctaaaaataaagaaagaaaaagaataaggaatgaaaaaaagtggaaaaaaaacattagaaagcaGGGACGAATTTCTGGAAAAGAGCATGTCAACTCTAAAGGagatattgtaaaagaaagaacTTTAAGACCTCCTTGTAAAACTACTTGTCGCTTGAAATGCTCTCAGCGCATAAGTCATGCACAAAGAGTACACATTCATTCTGACTATTATAATAGTGAAAGAAACTTAAGTTCTAAACGCCAGTATATAGTTTCTTGTATTACAACCAAGCCAATAGCCAGGTCACGACAAAGAGATGGTTCTAGAAATAGTAGAAAAAACAGccatacttattttctcaaatgggataacaattttgaaaaagtttgcaaacaatttttcttgaacacactagtaatatcagaaacatttgttaagtTTGCTCTCTTAAAAACCCAAAGTACTGGTATGGTTGAACCAGACCATCGTGGCAAACATGTACCAGGAAACAAAATACCAGAGACAGCAAAGGATATCATAAGAAACCACATATCAAAAATATCCAGCATATGA
- the LOC124365032 gene encoding uncharacterized protein LOC124365032 encodes MHESENIQVERETSKDVHLLNFISTPVEPESNEWELETITQVTNMEQESGASTTLEDLDDALSSVSDLFENDIDDPTYTPPSGSESDSTLSNDLEQVQSQSVSTNTTANNNNIIPLVPYTDSDDTESELPIVTQPKNKGRKRIRNEKKWKKKH; translated from the exons ATGCATGAAAGTGAAAATATCCAAGTTGAAAGAGAAACTAGTAAAGACGTACATcttcttaatttcatttcaactccAGTAGAACCAG agtcaaatgAATGGGAGCTAGAGACGATAACACAAGTGACAAACATGGAACAAGAATCTGGAGCATCGACAACACTGGAAGATTTAGATGATGCGCTATCTTCTGTGAGCGACCTATTTGAGAATGACATCGATGATCCAACATACACTCCACCTTCAGGTTCAGAGAGTGATTCAACTTTAAGTAACGATTTAGAACAAGTACAAAGTCAATCTGTAAGTACAAAtactacagcaaataataataatataatacctctGGTACCATACACCGATTCAGATGACACGGAGAGCGAGTTACCGATAGTTACTCAAcctaaaaataaaggaagaaaaagaataaggaatgaaaaaaagtggaaaaaaaaacattag